A window from Lates calcarifer isolate ASB-BC8 linkage group LG7_2, TLL_Latcal_v3, whole genome shotgun sequence encodes these proteins:
- the LOC108873155 gene encoding uncharacterized protein LOC108873155 isoform X15 has translation MACTSQSAVDYIQQARVHLVRELRSLSVIIENLYQQEVLSDEEVSKIQAETDDYDKTRKILDSVIKKGEQACYVLLRIIDMTRKRTLGRSSLFPEKKSEASTGTKKFDLHHWISCFSFKEDTHMDVNYLQGPRPCHRYQRKLKSKAQKISNKFWMANKNLFEERNRPDLSYTPLVLEEQGNVSPSKIKKLKSKKSKMSRPKKLRTYIPEDKPEISPSDLLKTDKDCVLVGKPGIGKTALTHEMLKLWAERDGEELDYMFYFDMRETSDLMKATSLEDLLFSVFSEPDEGKEEVLDDIKKNSDNVTIIFDGITDLSSSVVKRLVDKDLLPDAKIIITCRPDDEEDFFSRDFRRVEVKGFSERSIKTYLSVTLGEEQKKVLNNLELLTLCHVPMYALMVSVCFSSEISPQPCTTTEIYINIVRLCLKMNSNKKKTKCLNFYINNKREQILSLAEAAFNAAERKTVILTDLSCEDSCVLSFLKPLFIKVAHTETITAYSFLHYTMQEFFAALWLLKNPDKVQDVFQQSLTEEMKHMRHLIPFMCRLLNEKNPSLMTCLIPAEELRSTSDGFFKELINKDRGSDVDILFLCQCLYESQCPEACSDLLNTLDYSLDLSEQSLDPYSCCAVAYVVSQSKERKIHLDLENVVISEQGMRRLIGCLQCVQWCDPLPRQLWKIFLLSEEQMDHSSLLGVDGNQLHLPVEGKKQLFEGAVKVMQKVTTKVNVCLYWDRPTPVCQHLCESLFEGLLHISSLSFRVTHRDPGSEDQERHHETLRREEKRLLLELCLKAALHKEESFHSVVNRLFSLFSVNTDLINILLDFYHHVKSEGCSSVIPKLRSVFQSAPSVWIIDLSERKTSILLEVLKLQPEKKRVELTGWSDEESEVRSLLQCLPYISQLSFVPQSSDPSDGPRFFGNLLCAAAEREQQTGEKILELLSSVCTYQTFLLKQKWCDFLLDVCSHVKDYETKTGLRVLPSLQSVFRSASSVWIIDLSERKTSILLEVLKLQPEKKQVELTGWSDEESEVRSLLQCLPYISQLSCDPDFFQRVCTSISVKSRQEVQQLVSLLKLLDFTLQLTGELNRKTCRTVGRVLGLCSSNVDLILTPRKVSVRGASLLFRPSTQLHSLRLSSHMVLLLFHWVRRGRLFCPLAVDELSLAPDRAQLSDRELLKVVSGLASLLRYCAVRRLDLTESCFPAQCLITLLLHHGSLTIRLSEESFQQLLTLLHEIQDQDLTLFFLSKVGGDLNCCCVNWELLHYLLQQPSAQTITVNLRKNHFLQENVTRLLPFLDRILLKRSSPSFVLAAIREIYKAQTSQIIPSLQRSLGHVINLTCRELDSEDCAALLFTLRHSDRVKLNLTWTSIPTEETQSILCSLDRVSQLSVDRNLLLRFIHCCAASDVLQEAASDLFRTLQHRLDLSCSSCVQLEDQTQTLGLTGDDCRAVSTVLRHSTQLSQLDLRDCEVEDSGLDLLFPVLHRVHLRASKAVLLQLLSLVPVNPEGDSVRRAESLCAALGGELDLSHTTLDQRACGALALMLDFSEGLEELDLSHCQLTDQLLLTLITHLHKVHVLDLSHNKITDVSTDKLLQLVCINPSTVTVRLFGNNIVDRTTFKKHTQFEIW, from the exons ATGGCTTGTACATCACAGTCTGCTGTAGATTACATCCAGCAGGCCAGAGTCCATCTTGTAAGAGAATTAAGGAGCCTCTCTGTGATTATAGAGAACTTGTATCAGCAAGAAGTTCTCAGTGATGAAGAGGTCAGTAAAATCCAGGCAGAGACTGATGACTACGATAAAACCAGAAAAATACTGGACTCAGTCATTAAAAAAGGGGAACAGGCCTGTTATGTGTTACTCAGGATTATTGACATGACGAGGAAGAGGACGTTAGGGAGGTCGTCCCTCTTCCCTGAGAAAAAGAGTGAAGCTTCTACTGGGACCAAGAAGTTTGACCTGCACCACTGGAtcagctgcttttctttcaaggaagacacacacatggatgttAACTATTTACAAG GTCCGAGGCCGTGCCACAGATATCAGAGAAAGCTGAAgtcaaaagcacaaaaaatatcaaataagtTTTGGATGgcaaacaaaaatctgtttgaaGAGAGAAACAGGCCTGATCTGTCATACACACCACTTGTATTAGAGGAACAAGGAAACGTTTCTCCttctaaaataaagaaattgaAGAGCAAGAAAAGCAAGATGAGTCGTCCTAAAAAGCTGAGGACGTACATCCCAGAAGACAAACCAGAGATTTCCCCCAGTGACCTGCTGAAAACAGATAAAGACTGTGTCTTGGTTGGGAAGCCTGGGATTGGAAAGACAGCACTGACCCATGAAATGTTGAAACTCTGGGCAGAAAGAGACGGTGAGGAGCTGGATTACATGTTTTACTTTGACATGAGAGAAACATCTGACTTGATGAAGGCCACGAGCCTGGAGGATCTTcttttcagtgtgttcagtgaaCCAGATGAAGGTAAAGAAGAGGTCTTAGATGATATAAAGAAGAACTCAGACAACGTTACAATAATTTTTGATGGAATCACAGATCTCTCTTCATCTGTGGTGAAGAGACTTGTAGATAAAGACCTGCTACCTGACGCAAAAATCATCATAACGTGTCGACCAGATGATGAAGAAGACTTCTTTTCTAGAGACTTTCGCAGAGTGGAGGTGAAAGGCTTCAGTGAGCGGTccataaaaacatatttatctgtGACTCTCGGCGAAGAACAGAAGAAAGTTTTAAACAACTTGGAGTTGTTGACTCTTTGCCACGTCCCGATGTACGCACTGATggtgtctgtctgcttctcaTCAGAAATCTCTCCACAGCCGTGCACTACAACTGAAATATACATTAATATTGTTCGTCTCTGTCTTAAGATgaacagcaataaaaaaaaaaccaaatgTCTAAATTTCTACATCAACAACAAGAGGGAGCAAATTCTGTCTTTGGCTGAGGCTGCTTTTAatgcagctgaaagaaaaactgtgatcTTGACAGACCTGTCCTGTGAAGACAGCTGTGTCCTTTCCTTCCTGAAACCTCTGTTTATCAAAGTTGCCCACACTGAGACAATCACCGCATATTCATTTCTCCATTACACAATGCAGGAGTTCTTTGCAGCACTGTGGCTCCTGAAGAATCCAGATAAAGTTCAGGATGTTTTTCAGCAAAGCCTGACTGAGGAGATGAAACACATGAGACATCTGATCCCTTTCATGTGCAGACTGTTGAATGAGAAGAACCCGAGTTTGATGACGTGTCTGATTCCAGCTGAGGAGCTCAGGAGTACATCAGACGGGTTCTTTAAGGAGCTGATCAACAAGGACAGAGGGTCTGATGTGGACATACTGTTCTTATGTCAGTGCTTGTATGAGTCCCAGTGTCCTGAAGCCTGCAGCGACCTTCTGAACACACTGGACTACAGTCTGGATCTCAGTGAACAGAGTCTGGATCCTTACTCCTGCTGTGCTGTGGCCTACGTGGTCTCTCAGTCCAAGGAGAGGAAAATCCATCTGGACCTTGAAAATGTCGTGATATCAGAACAAGGAATGAGGCGACTGATTGGCTGCCTTCAATGTGTCCAATG GTGTGACCCTCTGCCACGGCAGCTGTGGAAGATTTTCCTTCTCAGTGAAGAGCAGATGGACCACAGCAGCTTACTGGGCGTTGATGGGAATCAGCTGCACCTTCCAGTTGAGGGTaaaaagcagctgtttgaaGGAGCAGTGAAGGTCATGCAGAAGGTCACTACCAAGGTTAATGTGTGCCTCTACTGGGACAGGCCGACTCCTGTCTGTCAACACCTCTGTGAGTCTCTATTCGAGGGTTTGCTGCACATCAGTTCACTCAG CTTCAGGGTGACCCACAGAGATCCAGGATCAGAGGACCAGGAGCGACACCACGAGACACtgaggagggaagaaaagagacTGTTACTGGAACTGTGCCTGAAGGCAGCACTTCACAAAGAAGAAAGCTTTCACAGTGTAGTGAACAGGCTCTTCTCATTGTTCTCTGTCAACACTGACTTAATCAACATCCTTCTGGATTTTTATCACCATGTCAAGAGTGAGGGCTGTTCAAGTGTCATTCCAAAACTGAGGTCAGTTTTCCAGTCAGCTCCTTCAGTCTGGATCATAgacctctcagagagaaagacctCCATCCTCCTGGAAGTGTTGAAACTCCAACCAGAGAAGAAACGAGTGGAGCTGACAGGCTGGTCAGATGAAGAGAGTGAAGTGAGGAGTCTCCTACAGTGTCTGCCTTATATCTCACAGCTCAG TTTCGTGCCTCAGTCTTCAGATCCTTCAGATGGACCCAGGTTCTTTGGGAATctgctctgtgcagcagcagagagagaacagcagacaggagagaagataCTGGAGCTGTTATCATCAGTCTGCACATATCAAACATTCCTTCTGAAACAGAAATGGTGTGATTTCCTGTTGGATGTTTGCTCCCATGTGAAGGACTATGAGACTAAAACAGGTCTGAGAGTCCTTCCATCATTACAGTCAGTTTTCCGGTCAGCTTCTTCAGTCTGGATCATAgacctctcagagagaaagacctCCATCCTCCTGGAAGTGTTGAAACTCCAACCAGAGAAGAAACAAGTGGAGCTGACAGGCTGGTCAGATGAAGAGAGTGAAGTGAGGAGTCTCCTACAGTGTCTGCCTTATATCTCACAGCTCAG cTGTGATCCAGATTTCTTCCAGAGAGTGTGTACGTCCATCTCTGTAAAGTCCAGACAGGAGGTCCAGCAGTTGGTCTCTCTGCTGAAGCTCCTGGACTTCACTCTGCAGTTAACAGGAGAGTTAAACAGGAAAACCTGTCGGACTGTGGGGAGAGTTCTTGGACTGTGTTCCTCTAATGTGGATCTGATCCTCACACCCAGAAAGGTGTCTGTCAGAGGAGCCTCCCTCCTCTTTAGACCTTCAACACAACTGCACAGTCTGAG GCTGTCCAGCCACATGGTcttgctgctgtttcactggGTCAGAAGAGGGAGGTTGTTCTGTCCGTTGGCTGTAGACGAGCTTTCTCTTGCCCCTGACAGAGCTCAGCTCTCAGACAGAGAACTGTTGAAGGTCGTCAGTGGTTTGGCGTCTCTGCTCAGATACTGTGCAGTCAGACGTTTAGACCTGACTGAGTCCTGTTTCCCTGCTCAGTGTCTCATTACTCTGCTGCTTCACCATGGTTCTCTAACAATCAG ACTGAGTGAAGAgagtttccagcagctgctgaccCTCCTCCATGAGATCCAGGACCAGGACCTGACGTTGTTCTTCTTGTCTAAGGTTGGTGGAGAcctgaactgctgctgtgtgaactGGGAGCTTCTTCActatctgctgcagcagccGTCAGCTCAGACCATCACTGTGAACCTGAGGAAGAACCACTTCTTACAGGAGAACGTCACACGTCTGCTTCCCTTTCTGGACAGGATTTTATTGAAAag GTCCAGTCCCAGCTTTGTGTTGGCCGCTATCAGAGAGATCTATAAAGCTCAGACCAGTCAGATTATACCCAGTTTACAGAGGTCATTGGGTCATGTGATCAACCTGACCTGCAGAGAGCTGGACTCAGAGgactgtgctgctctgctcttcaCCCTCAGACATAGTGACAGAGTTAAACTGAACCTGACGTGGACCTCCATacccacagaggaaacacagtcCATCCTCTGTTCTCTGGACAGAGTTTCTCAGCTCAG TGTCGACAGGAATCTGCTGCTGAGGTTCATCCACTGCTGCGCTGCCTCTGACGTCCTGCAGGAGGCAGCATCAGATCTGTTCAGGACTCTCCAGCACAGGTTGGATctgtcctgctcctcctgtgtGCAGCTGGAGgatcagactcagactctgGGTCTGACCGGTGACGACTGCAGGGCCGTCTCCACCGTCCTGAGACACAGCACCCAGCTCTCACAGCTGGACCTGAGGGACTGTGAGGTGGAGGACAGCGGACTGGACCTGCTGTTTCCTGTCCTCCACAGAGTCCACCTCAG AGCCAGTAAAGCCgttctcctccagctgctgtctCTGGTTCCTGTGAACCCTGAGGGGGACTCAGTGAGACGGGCGGAGTCTCTGTGTGCAGCCCTGGGTGGAGAACTGGACCTCAGTCACACCACTCTGGATCAGAGGGCCTGTGGAGCTTTGGCTCTGATGCTGGACTTCTCTGAAGGACTGGAGGAGCTCGACCTCAGTCACTGTCAGCTCACCGaccagctgctgctcacacTCATCACGCACCTGCACAAAGTCCACGTCCTGGA TTTGAGTCACAACAAGATCACTGATGTTTCCACTGACAAGTTACTGCAGCTGGTCTGCATCAACCcttccactgtcactgtgag ACTCTTCGGTAACAACATCGTGGACAGAACAACCTTCAAGAAACACACGCAGTTTGAAATATGGTGA
- the LOC108873155 gene encoding uncharacterized protein LOC108873155 isoform X13, which produces MACTSQSAVDYIQQARVHLVRELRSLSVIIENLYQQEVLSDEEVSKIQAETDDYDKTRKILDSVIKKGEQACYVLLRIIDMTRKRTLGRSSLFPEKKSEASTGTKKFDLHHWISCFSFKEDTHMDVNYLQGPRPCHRYQRKLKSKAQKISNKFWMANKNLFEERNRPDLSYTPLVLEEQGNVSPSKIKKLKSKKSKMSRPKKLRTYIPEDKPEISPSDLLKTDKDCVLVGKPGIGKTALTHEMLKLWAERDGEELDYMFYFDMRETSDLMKATSLEDLLFSVFSEPDEGKEEVLDDIKKNSDNVTIIFDGITDLSSSVVKRLVDKDLLPDAKIIITCRPDDEEDFFSRDFRRVEVKGFSERSIKTYLSVTLGEEQKKVLNNLELLTLCHVPMYALMVSVCFSSEISPQPCTTTEIYINIVRLCLKMNSNKKKTKCLNFYINNKREQILSLAEAAFNAAERKTVILTDLSCEDSCVLSFLKPLFIKVAHTETITAYSFLHYTMQEFFAALWLLKNPDKVQDVFQQSLTEEMKHMRHLIPFMCRLLNEKNPSLMTCLIPAEELRSTSDGFFKELINKDRGSDVDILFLCQCLYESQCPEACSDLLNTLDYSLDLSEQSLDPYSCCAVAYVVSQSKERKIHLDLENVVISEQGMRRLIGCLQCVQWCDPLPRQLWKIFLLSEEQMDHSSLLGVDGNQLHLPVEGKKQLFEGAVKVMQKVTTKVNVCLYWDRPTPVCQHLCESLFEGLLHISSLSFRVTHRDPGSEDQERHHETLRREEKRLLLELCLKAALHKEESFHSVVNRLFSLFSVNTDLINILLDFYHHVKSEGCSSVIPKLRSVFQSAPSVWIIDLSERKTSILLEVLKLQPEKKRVELTGWSDEESEVRSLLQCLPYISQLSFVPQSSDPSDGPRFFGNLLCAAAEREQQTGEKILELLSSVCTYQTFLLKQKWCDFLLDVCSHVKDYETKTGLRVLPSLQSVFRSASSVWIIDLSERKTSILLEVLKLQPEKKQVELTGWSDEESEVRSLLQCLPYISQLSFSPLFKVSNQTRLFGNLLCAAAEREQQTGEKILELLSSVCTYQTFPLNNRYMDDDDPQYQCDFLLDLFSHVKDYETKTGLRVLPVFQSVFQSAPSVWIIDLSERKTSILLEVLKLQPEKKRVELRGWSDEESEVRSLLQCLPYISQLSCDPDFFQRVCTSISVKSRQEVQQLVSLLKLLDFTLQLTGELNRKTCRTVGRVLGLCSSNVDLILTPRKVSVRGASLLFRPSTQLHSLRLSSHMVLLLFHWVRRGRLFCPLAVDELSLAPDRAQLSDRELLKVVSGLASLLRYCAVRRLDLTESCFPAQCLITLLLHHGSLTIRLSEESFQQLLTLLHEIQDQDLTLFFLSKVGGDLNCCCVNWELLHYLLQQPSAQTITVNLRKNHFLQENVTRLLPFLDRILLKRSSPSFVLAAIREIYKAQTSQIIPSLQRSLGHVINLTCRELDSEDCAALLFTLRHSDRVKLNLTWTSIPTEETQSILCSLDRVSQLSVDRNLLLRFIHCCAASDVLQEAASDLFRTLQHRLDLSCSSCVQLEDQTQTLGLTGDDCRAVSTVLRHSTQLSQLDLRDCEVEDSGLDLLFPVLHRVHLRASKAVLLQLLSLVPVNPEGDSVRRAESLCAALGGELDLSHTTLDQRACGALALMLDFSEGLEELDLSHCQLTDQLLLTLITHLHKVHVLDLSHNKITDVSTDKLLQLVCINPSTVTVRLFGNNIVDRTTFKKHTQFEIW; this is translated from the exons ATGGCTTGTACATCACAGTCTGCTGTAGATTACATCCAGCAGGCCAGAGTCCATCTTGTAAGAGAATTAAGGAGCCTCTCTGTGATTATAGAGAACTTGTATCAGCAAGAAGTTCTCAGTGATGAAGAGGTCAGTAAAATCCAGGCAGAGACTGATGACTACGATAAAACCAGAAAAATACTGGACTCAGTCATTAAAAAAGGGGAACAGGCCTGTTATGTGTTACTCAGGATTATTGACATGACGAGGAAGAGGACGTTAGGGAGGTCGTCCCTCTTCCCTGAGAAAAAGAGTGAAGCTTCTACTGGGACCAAGAAGTTTGACCTGCACCACTGGAtcagctgcttttctttcaaggaagacacacacatggatgttAACTATTTACAAG GTCCGAGGCCGTGCCACAGATATCAGAGAAAGCTGAAgtcaaaagcacaaaaaatatcaaataagtTTTGGATGgcaaacaaaaatctgtttgaaGAGAGAAACAGGCCTGATCTGTCATACACACCACTTGTATTAGAGGAACAAGGAAACGTTTCTCCttctaaaataaagaaattgaAGAGCAAGAAAAGCAAGATGAGTCGTCCTAAAAAGCTGAGGACGTACATCCCAGAAGACAAACCAGAGATTTCCCCCAGTGACCTGCTGAAAACAGATAAAGACTGTGTCTTGGTTGGGAAGCCTGGGATTGGAAAGACAGCACTGACCCATGAAATGTTGAAACTCTGGGCAGAAAGAGACGGTGAGGAGCTGGATTACATGTTTTACTTTGACATGAGAGAAACATCTGACTTGATGAAGGCCACGAGCCTGGAGGATCTTcttttcagtgtgttcagtgaaCCAGATGAAGGTAAAGAAGAGGTCTTAGATGATATAAAGAAGAACTCAGACAACGTTACAATAATTTTTGATGGAATCACAGATCTCTCTTCATCTGTGGTGAAGAGACTTGTAGATAAAGACCTGCTACCTGACGCAAAAATCATCATAACGTGTCGACCAGATGATGAAGAAGACTTCTTTTCTAGAGACTTTCGCAGAGTGGAGGTGAAAGGCTTCAGTGAGCGGTccataaaaacatatttatctgtGACTCTCGGCGAAGAACAGAAGAAAGTTTTAAACAACTTGGAGTTGTTGACTCTTTGCCACGTCCCGATGTACGCACTGATggtgtctgtctgcttctcaTCAGAAATCTCTCCACAGCCGTGCACTACAACTGAAATATACATTAATATTGTTCGTCTCTGTCTTAAGATgaacagcaataaaaaaaaaaccaaatgTCTAAATTTCTACATCAACAACAAGAGGGAGCAAATTCTGTCTTTGGCTGAGGCTGCTTTTAatgcagctgaaagaaaaactgtgatcTTGACAGACCTGTCCTGTGAAGACAGCTGTGTCCTTTCCTTCCTGAAACCTCTGTTTATCAAAGTTGCCCACACTGAGACAATCACCGCATATTCATTTCTCCATTACACAATGCAGGAGTTCTTTGCAGCACTGTGGCTCCTGAAGAATCCAGATAAAGTTCAGGATGTTTTTCAGCAAAGCCTGACTGAGGAGATGAAACACATGAGACATCTGATCCCTTTCATGTGCAGACTGTTGAATGAGAAGAACCCGAGTTTGATGACGTGTCTGATTCCAGCTGAGGAGCTCAGGAGTACATCAGACGGGTTCTTTAAGGAGCTGATCAACAAGGACAGAGGGTCTGATGTGGACATACTGTTCTTATGTCAGTGCTTGTATGAGTCCCAGTGTCCTGAAGCCTGCAGCGACCTTCTGAACACACTGGACTACAGTCTGGATCTCAGTGAACAGAGTCTGGATCCTTACTCCTGCTGTGCTGTGGCCTACGTGGTCTCTCAGTCCAAGGAGAGGAAAATCCATCTGGACCTTGAAAATGTCGTGATATCAGAACAAGGAATGAGGCGACTGATTGGCTGCCTTCAATGTGTCCAATG GTGTGACCCTCTGCCACGGCAGCTGTGGAAGATTTTCCTTCTCAGTGAAGAGCAGATGGACCACAGCAGCTTACTGGGCGTTGATGGGAATCAGCTGCACCTTCCAGTTGAGGGTaaaaagcagctgtttgaaGGAGCAGTGAAGGTCATGCAGAAGGTCACTACCAAGGTTAATGTGTGCCTCTACTGGGACAGGCCGACTCCTGTCTGTCAACACCTCTGTGAGTCTCTATTCGAGGGTTTGCTGCACATCAGTTCACTCAG CTTCAGGGTGACCCACAGAGATCCAGGATCAGAGGACCAGGAGCGACACCACGAGACACtgaggagggaagaaaagagacTGTTACTGGAACTGTGCCTGAAGGCAGCACTTCACAAAGAAGAAAGCTTTCACAGTGTAGTGAACAGGCTCTTCTCATTGTTCTCTGTCAACACTGACTTAATCAACATCCTTCTGGATTTTTATCACCATGTCAAGAGTGAGGGCTGTTCAAGTGTCATTCCAAAACTGAGGTCAGTTTTCCAGTCAGCTCCTTCAGTCTGGATCATAgacctctcagagagaaagacctCCATCCTCCTGGAAGTGTTGAAACTCCAACCAGAGAAGAAACGAGTGGAGCTGACAGGCTGGTCAGATGAAGAGAGTGAAGTGAGGAGTCTCCTACAGTGTCTGCCTTATATCTCACAGCTCAG TTTCGTGCCTCAGTCTTCAGATCCTTCAGATGGACCCAGGTTCTTTGGGAATctgctctgtgcagcagcagagagagaacagcagacaggagagaagataCTGGAGCTGTTATCATCAGTCTGCACATATCAAACATTCCTTCTGAAACAGAAATGGTGTGATTTCCTGTTGGATGTTTGCTCCCATGTGAAGGACTATGAGACTAAAACAGGTCTGAGAGTCCTTCCATCATTACAGTCAGTTTTCCGGTCAGCTTCTTCAGTCTGGATCATAgacctctcagagagaaagacctCCATCCTCCTGGAAGTGTTGAAACTCCAACCAGAGAAGAAACAAGTGGAGCTGACAGGCTGGTCAGATGAAGAGAGTGAAGTGAGGAGTCTCCTACAGTGTCTGCCTTATATCTCACAGCTCAG TTTCTCTCCCCTGTTTAAAGTCTCGAATCAAACCAGGCTCTTTGGGAATctgctctgtgcagcagcagagagagaacagcagacaggagagaagataCTGGAGCTGTTATCATCAGTCTGCACATATCAAACATTCCCTCTGAATAACAGATACATGGATGATGATGATCCACAATATCAGTGTGATTTCCTTCTGGATCTTTTCTCCCATGTGAAGGACTATGAGACTAAAACAGGTCTGAGAGTCCTTCCAGTGTTCCAGTCAGTTTTCCAGTCAGCTCCTTCAGTCTGGATCATAgacctctcagagagaaagacctCCATCCTCCTGGAAGTGTTGAAACTCCAACCAGAGAAGAAACGAGTAGAGCTGAGAGGCTGGTCAGATGAAGAGAGTGAAGTGAGGAGTCTCCTACAGTGTCTGCCTTATATCTCACAGCTCAG cTGTGATCCAGATTTCTTCCAGAGAGTGTGTACGTCCATCTCTGTAAAGTCCAGACAGGAGGTCCAGCAGTTGGTCTCTCTGCTGAAGCTCCTGGACTTCACTCTGCAGTTAACAGGAGAGTTAAACAGGAAAACCTGTCGGACTGTGGGGAGAGTTCTTGGACTGTGTTCCTCTAATGTGGATCTGATCCTCACACCCAGAAAGGTGTCTGTCAGAGGAGCCTCCCTCCTCTTTAGACCTTCAACACAACTGCACAGTCTGAG GCTGTCCAGCCACATGGTcttgctgctgtttcactggGTCAGAAGAGGGAGGTTGTTCTGTCCGTTGGCTGTAGACGAGCTTTCTCTTGCCCCTGACAGAGCTCAGCTCTCAGACAGAGAACTGTTGAAGGTCGTCAGTGGTTTGGCGTCTCTGCTCAGATACTGTGCAGTCAGACGTTTAGACCTGACTGAGTCCTGTTTCCCTGCTCAGTGTCTCATTACTCTGCTGCTTCACCATGGTTCTCTAACAATCAG ACTGAGTGAAGAgagtttccagcagctgctgaccCTCCTCCATGAGATCCAGGACCAGGACCTGACGTTGTTCTTCTTGTCTAAGGTTGGTGGAGAcctgaactgctgctgtgtgaactGGGAGCTTCTTCActatctgctgcagcagccGTCAGCTCAGACCATCACTGTGAACCTGAGGAAGAACCACTTCTTACAGGAGAACGTCACACGTCTGCTTCCCTTTCTGGACAGGATTTTATTGAAAag GTCCAGTCCCAGCTTTGTGTTGGCCGCTATCAGAGAGATCTATAAAGCTCAGACCAGTCAGATTATACCCAGTTTACAGAGGTCATTGGGTCATGTGATCAACCTGACCTGCAGAGAGCTGGACTCAGAGgactgtgctgctctgctcttcaCCCTCAGACATAGTGACAGAGTTAAACTGAACCTGACGTGGACCTCCATacccacagaggaaacacagtcCATCCTCTGTTCTCTGGACAGAGTTTCTCAGCTCAG TGTCGACAGGAATCTGCTGCTGAGGTTCATCCACTGCTGCGCTGCCTCTGACGTCCTGCAGGAGGCAGCATCAGATCTGTTCAGGACTCTCCAGCACAGGTTGGATctgtcctgctcctcctgtgtGCAGCTGGAGgatcagactcagactctgGGTCTGACCGGTGACGACTGCAGGGCCGTCTCCACCGTCCTGAGACACAGCACCCAGCTCTCACAGCTGGACCTGAGGGACTGTGAGGTGGAGGACAGCGGACTGGACCTGCTGTTTCCTGTCCTCCACAGAGTCCACCTCAG AGCCAGTAAAGCCgttctcctccagctgctgtctCTGGTTCCTGTGAACCCTGAGGGGGACTCAGTGAGACGGGCGGAGTCTCTGTGTGCAGCCCTGGGTGGAGAACTGGACCTCAGTCACACCACTCTGGATCAGAGGGCCTGTGGAGCTTTGGCTCTGATGCTGGACTTCTCTGAAGGACTGGAGGAGCTCGACCTCAGTCACTGTCAGCTCACCGaccagctgctgctcacacTCATCACGCACCTGCACAAAGTCCACGTCCTGGA TTTGAGTCACAACAAGATCACTGATGTTTCCACTGACAAGTTACTGCAGCTGGTCTGCATCAACCcttccactgtcactgtgag ACTCTTCGGTAACAACATCGTGGACAGAACAACCTTCAAGAAACACACGCAGTTTGAAATATGGTGA